One part of the Bacillus sp. FJAT-27916 genome encodes these proteins:
- a CDS encoding transporter substrate-binding domain-containing protein: protein MKKWLLSLLTIVFAGVLLSACGSEESGSENASDKKVLKMATSADYKPFEYIDTAKSDEIIGFDVDLAKTLAEKLGYELEVSDMDFGGLITALKNGQADLVLAGMTPNEKREKSVDFSDIYYTSNHMVVTTKDSGISSAEDLEGKTVGAQMGSIQETKADELAETINIKVEDRNRIPELVQEIKAGRFDAAIIEDTVAEGYLEKNDDLTGFLLEQNEEGVGYAMAFPKNSELRGQFNEELQKMKENGELEELIVKWFDEDAE, encoded by the coding sequence ATGAAAAAGTGGCTACTTAGTTTATTGACTATCGTATTCGCTGGGGTATTATTAAGCGCCTGCGGCAGCGAAGAATCTGGAAGCGAAAACGCAAGTGATAAAAAGGTCTTGAAAATGGCGACCTCCGCTGATTACAAGCCTTTTGAATACATTGATACGGCCAAGAGTGATGAAATCATCGGATTTGATGTTGATTTAGCGAAGACATTGGCTGAAAAGCTCGGCTATGAATTAGAAGTCTCTGACATGGACTTTGGCGGATTGATTACCGCACTGAAAAATGGACAGGCTGATCTCGTGCTGGCTGGAATGACACCGAACGAGAAAAGGGAAAAGAGTGTTGATTTCTCAGACATTTATTATACATCCAATCACATGGTTGTAACAACAAAAGACAGCGGAATCTCCAGTGCGGAAGACCTTGAAGGAAAAACAGTCGGCGCACAGATGGGATCCATCCAGGAAACAAAAGCCGATGAGCTTGCTGAAACAATCAATATAAAAGTTGAAGACCGTAACCGAATTCCTGAACTTGTACAAGAAATTAAAGCTGGCCGTTTTGATGCAGCAATCATTGAAGATACAGTAGCAGAGGGGTATCTCGAAAAGAATGATGACCTGACAGGCTTTTTACTTGAGCAGAACGAAGAGGGAGTCGGCTATGCAATGGCCTTTCCAAAGAACAGTGAATTACGCGGACAATTCAATGAAGAACTTCAAAAAATGAAGGAAAACGGAGAATTGGAAGAATTAATCGTGAAATGGTTTGACGAAGACGCTGAATAA
- a CDS encoding amino acid ABC transporter ATP-binding protein, giving the protein MIKVENLQKSFGKLEVLKGITTEIKEGEVIAVIGPSGSGKSTFLRCLNLMETPTGGAIWIKGEEITAPKTNVLAMRQNVGMVFQHFNLFPHKTVLENVTYAPMKVKKMKKDEAKKEAMDILTKVGMAEKANEYPGQLSGGQKQRVAIARALAMKPEIMLFDEPTSALDPEMVKEVLEVMKSLANSGMTMAIVTHEMGFAKEVADRVLFLDGGVIVEDSAPELFFTAPSSQRAKEFLQKVL; this is encoded by the coding sequence ATGATTAAAGTAGAGAATCTACAAAAAAGCTTCGGCAAACTAGAAGTGTTAAAAGGAATTACGACAGAAATCAAGGAAGGGGAAGTAATTGCTGTTATTGGCCCTTCCGGTTCCGGAAAATCAACATTCCTTCGCTGTCTCAACTTAATGGAAACTCCGACTGGCGGAGCCATTTGGATTAAGGGAGAAGAAATTACCGCTCCTAAGACGAATGTCCTTGCAATGCGCCAAAATGTTGGAATGGTGTTCCAGCATTTTAACCTTTTCCCGCATAAGACCGTTCTTGAAAATGTCACATACGCACCTATGAAGGTGAAGAAGATGAAAAAGGATGAGGCTAAGAAGGAAGCGATGGATATTCTCACCAAGGTTGGAATGGCAGAAAAAGCAAATGAGTATCCAGGACAGCTTTCAGGCGGACAAAAGCAGCGTGTCGCCATTGCGCGTGCGCTTGCAATGAAGCCGGAGATTATGCTGTTTGATGAGCCAACCTCTGCTCTTGACCCTGAAATGGTCAAAGAGGTTCTTGAGGTTATGAAATCCTTGGCAAATTCAGGGATGACGATGGCCATTGTAACGCATGAAATGGGCTTTGCGAAAGAAGTGGCTGACAGAGTCCTCTTCCTTGATGGGGGAGTTATTGTGGAGGACAGCGCTCCTGAGCTTTTCTTTACAGCACCATCATCCCAGCGCGCAAAAGAGTTCTTGCAGAAAGTATTGTAA
- a CDS encoding amino acid ABC transporter permease, producing the protein MNLDFTGIIPSMPYILEGVKITLQIAALAAVFGFILGTLLALCKISKLKALIWLADFYTSIFRGTPLVLQLMIIYFASPQLFGFQIEGYWAAVLSFSLNSGAYISEIIRGGILAVDKGQKEAAMALGVPYTSMMANIILPQAYKNILPALMNEFITLTKESAIVTTIGVMDIMRRAYQVGGETFQYLEPLLFAGLIYYVLVMILTFIGKMVEKRLQHS; encoded by the coding sequence ATGAATTTAGATTTTACGGGAATTATCCCATCGATGCCTTATATTTTGGAAGGGGTGAAAATCACCCTTCAAATCGCAGCACTTGCAGCTGTTTTTGGTTTTATTCTAGGAACCTTGCTTGCTCTGTGTAAAATCTCTAAGCTTAAAGCCCTGATCTGGCTGGCTGATTTCTATACAAGTATATTCCGCGGTACACCACTTGTCCTTCAATTGATGATTATATACTTTGCATCACCACAATTATTCGGGTTTCAGATTGAAGGATATTGGGCCGCTGTGCTATCTTTTTCCTTGAATTCAGGAGCTTATATTTCAGAAATTATCCGCGGCGGGATCTTGGCCGTTGATAAAGGACAAAAGGAAGCAGCGATGGCGCTGGGCGTTCCTTATACAAGTATGATGGCGAACATCATCCTGCCGCAGGCATATAAAAACATCCTTCCGGCCTTGATGAATGAATTTATTACGTTAACGAAGGAATCAGCAATCGTGACAACAATCGGTGTCATGGATATTATGAGAAGGGCCTATCAGGTCGGGGGAGAGACATTCCAATATTTAGAACCGCTCTTGTTTGCGGGTCTCATCTATTATGTCCTCGTCATGATTCTCACGTTTATTGGAAAAATGGTTGAAAAGAGGTTGCAGCATTCATGA
- a CDS encoding aromatic acid exporter family protein, whose amino-acid sequence MFKIGYRTIKTAIGTPMAIYLAQLIGLQSFASAGIITILCIQRTKKKSLRAAGDRFAACLIAMAYSYLFFEWLGYTPPVIGLMLLLFIPTTVALKVSGGIVTSSVIILHLYASTSITMATLFNEFCLVVIGISVAFLVNFYMPSMDREIISYKEKIEDLYRIILKELSEYLVTGNSIWTGKEIIEADNAIKKAVFYAAVDLENHITGSEDSYYHYFKLRERQLGILKRILPLAGKMDLSEHEGSREMGEFIGHLSDNVHHRNTTEEHIKQLEDLLDELKKKDIPANFDEFERRAALFQLGKELKDYLIIKSTVKPLPYTRVRRG is encoded by the coding sequence ATGTTCAAAATTGGCTATCGAACGATCAAAACGGCAATTGGGACACCAATGGCCATTTATCTTGCACAATTGATCGGTCTGCAAAGCTTTGCTTCGGCTGGAATCATTACTATTTTGTGTATCCAGCGTACGAAAAAGAAATCGCTCAGGGCAGCTGGAGACCGTTTTGCAGCCTGTTTGATTGCGATGGCCTATTCCTATTTATTCTTTGAGTGGCTTGGATATACACCGCCCGTCATCGGGTTAATGCTCCTATTATTTATCCCGACAACTGTCGCGTTGAAGGTGTCCGGCGGTATCGTGACGAGCTCCGTCATAATCCTTCATCTATATGCTTCAACCTCGATTACCATGGCGACTTTGTTTAATGAGTTCTGCCTTGTCGTCATCGGAATCAGCGTTGCTTTTCTTGTGAACTTCTATATGCCAAGCATGGACCGCGAAATCATTTCGTATAAAGAAAAGATTGAGGACTTATACAGGATTATATTAAAGGAACTGAGTGAATACTTAGTGACAGGTAATAGCATCTGGACAGGAAAGGAAATTATTGAGGCAGATAACGCCATCAAAAAAGCGGTCTTTTATGCTGCCGTTGATTTAGAGAATCATATTACCGGAAGCGAGGATTCCTATTATCATTACTTCAAGCTCAGGGAAAGACAGCTTGGCATCTTGAAGCGTATTCTTCCGCTCGCAGGGAAAATGGATTTATCCGAGCATGAGGGCAGTCGTGAAATGGGTGAATTCATTGGACATTTGAGTGATAATGTTCATCACAGGAATACGACAGAAGAACATATCAAACAGCTTGAAGATCTGCTGGATGAATTGAAGAAAAAGGATATTCCGGCGAATTTTGATGAATTTGAACGCCGTGCGGCTCTTTTCCAATTGGGAAAGGAACTGAAGGATTACCTCATTATCAAGAGCACGGTCAAACCATTGCCCTATACGAGAGTGAGAAGAGGCTGA
- the ltrA gene encoding group II intron reverse transcriptase/maturase, with product MLLNQILSRENMLLALKRVEKNKGSHGVDKMPVQNLRQHLVENWSSIREAILEGTYEPMPVRRVEIPKPDGGFRLLGIPTVTDRLIQQAIAQVVSKIYDPMFSEHSYGFRPNRSAHDAVRKAKGYIQEGYRWVVDMDLEKFFDKVNHDRLMSTLAKRIDEKPLLKLIRRYLQAGVMINGVVTSMEKGTPQGGPLSPLLSNIVLDELDKELESREHRFVRYADDCNIYVKSKRAGERTLASIQRLIEGKLRLKVNEKKSAVGRPWKRKFLGFTFASTKEPKIRIAKASIQRMKEKVRKITSRKMPYPMEYRIQKLNQYLTGWCGYFALADTKAIFGLLDKWIRRRLRMCLWKNWKNPKAKIRYLMNLGVPKGKAYEWGNSRKGYWRISKSPILHKALGNTYWYSQGLKSLQGRYETLRHQLD from the coding sequence ATGCTTTTGAATCAAATCCTGTCACGGGAGAATATGCTTCTCGCATTAAAGCGAGTCGAAAAGAATAAAGGAAGTCATGGAGTAGATAAGATGCCCGTACAAAACCTACGTCAGCACTTAGTCGAAAATTGGTCTTCCATCAGAGAAGCTATTCTGGAGGGAACCTACGAACCGATGCCAGTCCGAAGAGTCGAAATCCCGAAACCTGATGGCGGCTTCCGGCTACTGGGAATCCCTACCGTGACAGACCGTTTGATTCAACAGGCGATAGCCCAAGTGGTATCGAAGATATACGACCCCATGTTCTCCGAACATAGTTATGGCTTCCGACCAAACCGGAGTGCCCATGACGCTGTACGGAAGGCGAAGGGCTACATCCAAGAAGGATACAGATGGGTAGTAGACATGGACTTGGAGAAGTTCTTTGACAAGGTCAATCATGACCGACTAATGAGCACGTTGGCAAAGAGAATCGATGAGAAACCTCTATTGAAACTAATTCGCCGGTATTTACAAGCTGGAGTGATGATCAATGGAGTGGTTACCAGTATGGAGAAAGGAACTCCTCAGGGAGGTCCCCTAAGCCCCTTACTTTCAAATATTGTCCTAGATGAATTGGATAAAGAATTAGAAAGCCGGGAACATCGATTCGTACGCTATGCGGATGATTGCAATATCTACGTGAAATCCAAGCGTGCAGGTGAACGAACCTTGGCCAGCATTCAACGACTCATTGAGGGGAAGCTCCGATTGAAAGTGAATGAGAAGAAGTCAGCGGTAGGCCGACCTTGGAAACGTAAGTTTCTGGGGTTTACTTTCGCATCGACGAAAGAGCCAAAAATTCGCATCGCAAAAGCGAGCATCCAGCGAATGAAGGAGAAGGTCCGGAAAATCACTTCCAGGAAGATGCCTTACCCAATGGAATACCGGATTCAGAAACTGAACCAGTATCTAACCGGATGGTGTGGATACTTCGCGTTAGCCGATACGAAGGCTATTTTTGGATTGTTGGATAAATGGATACGCAGAAGGTTGCGAATGTGCTTGTGGAAGAACTGGAAGAACCCAAAGGCGAAGATAAGGTACCTCATGAACCTAGGTGTTCCGAAAGGAAAAGCTTATGAATGGGGGAACAGTCGGAAAGGCTATTGGCGTATCTCGAAAAGTCCAATATTACACAAAGCCCTCGGCAATACCTATTGGTATTCCCAAGGGCTCAAAAGTCTACAAGGTCGGTATGAAACCTTGCGTCATCAACTTGATTGA
- a CDS encoding methylmalonyl-CoA mutase family protein produces MLRNHVFSQSTEQEWEEAVKRSLKGKDAASLQTKTYENIILKPLYSESIDDREHPGVPPYTRGIGTKELWICQENQGRDAEAVKEAVRKGIRGGENTISFKADSLKPDEVIRLLSDLPIDEYPVFTQAGRLQQAIMESGLTITGSVTRDLIMEWVQAGGLPINEKNELANWISLIGEWGLNHPDIKTIMVDTTPYHEAGADAASEIAYALAAGVEYMNAVQAAGLDQRMGSKQMVFSFAVDSQFFIQIGKLRAARRLWSTVGQAYGVEDCMMVIHAKTSGRNKSSYDRHVNLLRTSNEAFAALAGGCQYITVSPFDTMLSQGSSLGVRMARNIVHILKEEAGICQTEDPGGGSYYLEALTDKLCEKAWERFLELERTGGILAALKKGTIQTELSGLARKRLENVSLRKEKIIGVNAYANPAEARPDVAVKQPIEQSEMKMKEITPLKPITLSSEFEVIRFMNLSWHNEEKAKRIGLAGIGELKAYKPYMDFAKEILASGGLGYQAEEGISKTEEIQHFVKKSEVMHLIICGKEEDLHEELSALALAPHVRVYTIGDFSGHTKYQQIDRSVNMIEWLTVLSSTQEVEA; encoded by the coding sequence ATGTTGAGAAATCATGTATTTTCACAAAGTACTGAACAGGAATGGGAAGAGGCTGTTAAGCGTTCCTTAAAAGGGAAAGATGCAGCTAGCTTACAAACGAAAACCTATGAAAACATTATTTTGAAACCGCTTTATTCCGAAAGCATAGATGATAGGGAGCACCCGGGTGTTCCTCCTTATACAAGAGGAATCGGGACAAAGGAATTATGGATTTGCCAAGAGAATCAAGGCCGGGATGCTGAGGCTGTAAAGGAGGCTGTCCGGAAAGGAATAAGGGGCGGAGAGAATACCATTTCATTTAAGGCGGACTCTTTAAAGCCTGATGAGGTGATAAGGCTTCTGTCTGATTTGCCGATTGATGAATATCCCGTTTTTACCCAAGCGGGCAGGCTGCAGCAGGCGATCATGGAGAGCGGTTTGACTATCACTGGCTCCGTCACGCGTGATTTAATCATGGAATGGGTTCAAGCAGGCGGGCTGCCAATCAATGAAAAGAATGAATTAGCAAACTGGATTTCCCTCATAGGAGAATGGGGACTGAATCATCCTGATATAAAAACAATTATGGTCGATACAACTCCTTACCATGAAGCGGGGGCTGATGCGGCAAGTGAGATTGCCTATGCGCTTGCTGCTGGTGTGGAGTATATGAATGCTGTCCAGGCAGCAGGTCTTGATCAGAGGATGGGATCGAAGCAGATGGTCTTCTCATTCGCCGTCGATTCCCAATTCTTTATCCAAATTGGAAAGCTTAGAGCGGCTAGAAGGCTATGGAGTACCGTTGGACAAGCTTATGGAGTTGAAGATTGTATGATGGTGATTCATGCTAAAACATCGGGTCGCAATAAATCAAGCTATGACCGCCATGTCAATCTTCTTCGAACGAGTAATGAAGCCTTTGCAGCATTGGCTGGAGGCTGTCAGTACATAACTGTTTCACCGTTTGATACGATGCTTTCTCAAGGGAGCTCGCTTGGTGTCCGAATGGCACGAAACATTGTTCATATCCTGAAGGAAGAGGCGGGTATTTGTCAAACGGAGGACCCGGGGGGCGGTTCCTACTATTTGGAGGCGCTGACCGATAAACTATGCGAGAAAGCTTGGGAGCGGTTCCTTGAATTAGAACGCACCGGGGGTATTCTTGCAGCCTTGAAGAAGGGAACGATACAAACGGAGCTTTCCGGTCTGGCACGGAAGCGCCTTGAGAATGTATCTCTGCGAAAAGAGAAAATCATTGGGGTCAATGCGTATGCGAATCCAGCAGAGGCACGTCCTGATGTGGCTGTTAAACAGCCTATCGAACAGTCCGAAATGAAGATGAAAGAGATTACCCCGCTTAAACCGATTACCCTCTCTAGTGAATTTGAGGTAATCCGATTCATGAACTTGAGCTGGCATAACGAGGAAAAGGCGAAACGAATTGGCTTGGCTGGTATCGGAGAGCTGAAAGCGTATAAACCTTATATGGATTTTGCTAAAGAGATTCTGGCATCTGGCGGGTTAGGCTATCAAGCGGAAGAGGGAATCAGCAAAACAGAGGAAATCCAGCATTTTGTCAAGAAGTCTGAAGTCATGCATCTCATCATTTGCGGCAAAGAGGAGGATCTTCATGAGGAACTATCAGCATTAGCCCTGGCTCCTCATGTCCGTGTATATACAATTGGCGATTTCAGCGGTCACACTAAATATCAGCAGATAGACCGGAGCGTGAATATGATTGAATGGCTCACGGTTCTTTCATCCACGCAGGAGGTAGAGGCATGA
- a CDS encoding L,D-transpeptidase, whose protein sequence is MNWLSLVFVLQIISPLWPLGPNPLPGDPFIIINKQENELYYYEDEQELMRFSVATGKEAGDTPEGLFTIVTKFTDPEYSAKRIPANSPRNPLGSRWMGIDARETNGRVYGIHGTNREDSIGKHISNGCIRMKNEDAERLFTHAPLATKVYIYSGDEDPLIFAIKYGAVSKAAKP, encoded by the coding sequence ATGAACTGGCTCTCACTCGTTTTTGTTTTGCAAATCATCTCGCCGCTCTGGCCCCTTGGACCGAATCCGCTTCCTGGCGATCCGTTCATCATTATTAATAAACAGGAAAATGAATTGTATTATTATGAGGATGAACAGGAACTGATGCGTTTCTCGGTAGCGACAGGAAAAGAAGCAGGCGATACCCCTGAAGGACTATTTACGATTGTGACGAAATTTACGGACCCTGAATATTCCGCTAAGCGGATACCCGCAAATAGTCCGCGCAATCCATTAGGCTCAAGATGGATGGGCATTGATGCACGAGAGACAAATGGGCGGGTGTATGGAATCCACGGAACCAATAGAGAAGACTCCATCGGCAAACATATTTCAAATGGCTGCATACGCATGAAAAATGAAGATGCCGAACGATTATTCACCCATGCTCCACTCGCCACAAAGGTATACATATACTCAGGAGATGAGGACCCGCTTATCTTTGCCATTAAATATGGTGCCGTCAGTAAAGCGGCAAAGCCTTGA
- the scpA gene encoding methylmalonyl-CoA mutase has product MKRPDFSKIDWKTTAHPSLEKTDEYQAVSETNEQISIKAVYGKEDLTQLPHMPSYPGIAPYTRGPYAAMYVNRPWTVRQYAGFSTAEESNAFYRRNLEMGQKGLSVAFDLATHRGYDSDHPRVIGDVGKAGVAIDSIEDMKILFEGIPLEKMSVSMTMNGAVLPVMAFYIAAAIEQGAEVGKLSGTIQNDILKEYMVRNTYIYPPQMSMRIISDIFAYTSSKMPKFNSISISGYHMQEAGAPADLELAYTLADGLEYVRSGLDAGIPIDTFAPRLSFFWGIGMNYFMEVAKLRAARYLWATLMTQFHPQNEKSLALRTHSQTSGWSLSEQDPFNNVARTLIEAHAAVMGHTQSLHTNALDEAIALPTDFSARIARNTQLFLQEETGLTNVIDPWGGSYYVESLTKSLIEKAWGHLEEIEKLGGMAKAIETGIPKMRIEEAAAKRQARIDSGEESLIGVNRYRSDETDEFDILEVDNSKVRSQQIERLQAIKKVRDHEKVHAALEKLTESARTGEGNLLEYAVEAAMLRATLGEISDAIEEISGRHQAEVRTVSGVYGRHYQQEEKIQEVREMTEEFMEHEGRRPRILIAKMGQDGHDRGAKVVATAYADLGFDVDMGPLFQTPEETAKQAIENDVHVIGMSSLAGGHKTLLPQLKQELKRLGREDIIIIAGGVIPKQDYDYLLEHGAAAIFGPGTVIPEAAVTIMEQIYKELGYEEVSD; this is encoded by the coding sequence ATGAAGAGACCAGACTTTTCAAAGATTGATTGGAAAACAACCGCTCATCCTTCTTTAGAGAAGACAGACGAATATCAGGCGGTAAGTGAAACGAATGAACAAATCTCTATTAAGGCGGTTTATGGAAAAGAGGATCTTACGCAGCTTCCCCATATGCCGTCCTATCCGGGGATTGCCCCTTATACGAGAGGACCGTATGCAGCGATGTATGTCAACAGACCATGGACGGTCAGGCAATATGCAGGTTTCTCTACGGCAGAGGAATCCAATGCTTTTTACAGAAGGAATCTGGAGATGGGGCAGAAGGGTCTGTCAGTGGCCTTTGATTTGGCCACTCACCGCGGGTATGACTCTGACCACCCTCGAGTAATTGGGGATGTAGGCAAGGCTGGTGTCGCTATCGACTCCATTGAGGATATGAAAATCTTGTTTGAGGGGATCCCGCTTGAGAAAATGTCTGTTTCAATGACAATGAATGGGGCTGTGCTGCCTGTGATGGCCTTTTATATCGCGGCTGCCATTGAACAGGGGGCAGAGGTCGGGAAACTATCAGGAACGATCCAAAATGATATTTTAAAAGAATACATGGTTCGTAATACATATATATACCCTCCGCAAATGTCAATGAGAATTATTTCGGATATCTTTGCTTATACATCCTCGAAGATGCCGAAGTTTAACAGCATCTCCATCTCAGGCTATCATATGCAGGAAGCAGGCGCACCTGCTGATCTTGAACTTGCCTACACACTCGCTGACGGACTTGAGTATGTCCGTTCAGGGTTGGATGCGGGAATCCCGATTGATACATTTGCGCCAAGGCTCTCCTTCTTCTGGGGAATCGGCATGAATTATTTCATGGAGGTGGCGAAGCTTCGGGCGGCTCGCTATTTATGGGCAACCCTGATGACGCAATTTCATCCGCAAAATGAGAAATCATTGGCCCTTCGCACCCACTCGCAAACATCTGGATGGAGTCTCTCGGAACAAGATCCCTTCAATAATGTTGCCCGAACCTTGATTGAAGCGCATGCAGCTGTAATGGGACATACGCAATCTCTTCATACGAATGCACTTGATGAGGCGATTGCCCTTCCGACTGATTTCTCTGCACGGATTGCACGTAACACTCAGCTGTTCCTGCAGGAGGAAACCGGCTTAACTAATGTCATTGATCCGTGGGGCGGCTCCTATTATGTAGAATCTTTGACCAAGAGTCTCATTGAGAAAGCGTGGGGTCATCTTGAAGAAATTGAGAAGCTTGGCGGTATGGCAAAGGCGATTGAGACCGGCATTCCGAAAATGCGCATTGAGGAGGCTGCCGCTAAAAGGCAGGCGAGAATTGATTCTGGAGAAGAGTCACTCATAGGGGTGAATCGGTACAGAAGTGATGAAACCGATGAATTTGACATTCTTGAAGTGGATAATTCAAAGGTGAGAAGCCAACAGATTGAGAGACTCCAGGCTATTAAGAAAGTACGTGATCATGAAAAAGTTCATGCAGCATTGGAGAAACTGACAGAATCAGCCCGTACTGGCGAAGGCAATCTGCTCGAATATGCTGTAGAGGCAGCGATGCTGCGTGCCACTTTAGGAGAGATATCCGATGCAATTGAAGAAATATCAGGAAGACATCAGGCTGAAGTGAGAACAGTGAGCGGTGTATATGGACGTCATTATCAGCAGGAAGAGAAGATTCAGGAAGTTAGAGAGATGACGGAGGAGTTCATGGAGCATGAGGGCAGACGTCCGCGCATTCTTATTGCAAAAATGGGTCAGGACGGTCATGACAGAGGAGCAAAGGTAGTAGCAACCGCTTATGCAGACCTAGGCTTTGACGTTGACATGGGACCGTTATTCCAAACACCTGAAGAAACAGCTAAGCAAGCCATCGAGAATGATGTGCATGTCATCGGGATGAGCTCTCTTGCTGGCGGACATAAAACATTGCTTCCTCAGCTTAAACAGGAATTGAAACGATTAGGCCGAGAGGATATTATCATCATTGCCGGAGGAGTAATCCCTAAACAGGATTATGATTATTTGCTCGAACATGGAGCGGCTGCAATTTTTGGACCAGGAACAGTTATTCCAGAGGCAGCTGTGACCATCATGGAACAAATCTACAAAGAGCTTGGTTATGAGGAAGTGTCCGATTAA
- a CDS encoding BrxA/BrxB family bacilliredoxin encodes MSMDFNLFMNDVVRQARQEIQNAGYKELKTTEEVDEALQAKGTTLVMVNSVCGCAGGIARPAAYHAVNYDKRPDHLVTVFAGQDNEATARAREYFTGYPPSSPSFALMKDGEIIKMIERHEIEGHEPMQVISALQQAFDEYCEEI; translated from the coding sequence ATGAGCATGGATTTCAATTTGTTTATGAATGATGTAGTCCGCCAGGCAAGGCAGGAAATACAGAATGCTGGATATAAAGAACTTAAAACGACAGAAGAGGTAGACGAGGCCCTTCAAGCGAAAGGAACAACGCTTGTCATGGTCAATTCCGTCTGCGGCTGTGCAGGCGGGATCGCACGTCCGGCTGCTTATCACGCCGTGAATTACGATAAGCGCCCCGATCATCTTGTGACGGTATTCGCCGGGCAAGATAATGAAGCAACAGCAAGGGCACGAGAATATTTCACGGGTTATCCGCCATCCTCTCCTTCATTTGCTTTAATGAAGGACGGAGAGATTATTAAGATGATTGAAAGACATGAGATTGAAGGCCATGAGCCAATGCAAGTCATATCCGCATTGCAACAGGCTTTTGATGAATATTGTGAGGAAATTTAA
- the prli42 gene encoding stressosome-associated protein Prli42, which produces MSNKRTRKVIVYLMIISMVVVTLLSGISAFL; this is translated from the coding sequence ATGTCTAATAAGCGTACCCGAAAAGTCATTGTCTATTTAATGATCATCTCTATGGTGGTTGTTACCTTGCTATCAGGGATTTCCGCTTTTCTATAA
- the meaB gene encoding methylmalonyl Co-A mutase-associated GTPase MeaB yields the protein MSKKEGRRFKRKGPVNLQVHDIALNLQEGNVSVLSKAITLVESRQESHQQAAQAILEKVLPSTGNAVRIGISGVPGAGKSTFIESFGLYLCSLGHRVAVLAIDPSSPVSGGSILGDKTRMEKLSRHPSAFIRPTPSDGEFGGVHRKTRESLLLCEAAGYSVIIVETVGVGQSEAEVRDMVDFFLLLALTGAGDELQGMKKGILELVDAIAVNKADGDNEEKALMAKEEYRRVTMGINPATPGWTIAALTCSALYQHGLDDIWKLILSFMEETKKSGIYDSRRRTQAGKWLHTEMRRLLVERFLKDEDMKVSLQRQEQNVIEGKVLPLAAARELINIYFSLNKK from the coding sequence ATGAGTAAGAAGGAAGGAAGAAGATTTAAGAGAAAAGGGCCAGTAAACCTTCAAGTCCATGATATAGCCTTAAATCTTCAGGAGGGGAACGTGAGCGTTCTCTCAAAGGCGATTACTTTAGTGGAGAGCAGACAGGAGAGCCATCAGCAAGCTGCGCAAGCCATTCTTGAGAAGGTGCTCCCGAGTACCGGAAATGCTGTGAGAATCGGGATATCAGGTGTGCCTGGGGCAGGAAAGAGCACCTTTATTGAAAGCTTTGGTCTTTATCTTTGTAGTCTAGGACATCGGGTGGCTGTTCTGGCTATTGATCCAAGCTCACCCGTCAGCGGCGGAAGTATCCTTGGCGATAAAACAAGAATGGAGAAGCTTTCCCGTCATCCAAGCGCCTTCATCCGTCCGACACCGTCAGATGGGGAGTTTGGCGGTGTGCATCGAAAGACAAGGGAAAGCCTTCTTTTATGCGAAGCAGCAGGGTACTCTGTCATTATCGTTGAAACGGTTGGTGTCGGACAAAGTGAAGCAGAAGTAAGGGATATGGTTGATTTCTTCCTTCTGCTCGCCTTAACAGGAGCGGGAGACGAATTGCAAGGAATGAAAAAGGGGATTCTTGAGCTCGTTGATGCTATAGCAGTCAATAAGGCGGACGGGGATAATGAAGAGAAAGCCCTTATGGCAAAGGAAGAATACAGGCGTGTCACGATGGGGATTAATCCTGCGACTCCCGGATGGACTATTGCGGCGTTAACCTGTTCAGCTCTTTATCAGCATGGATTGGATGATATTTGGAAGCTGATCTTATCCTTTATGGAAGAGACTAAAAAGTCTGGAATCTATGATAGCAGGAGAAGAACTCAGGCTGGGAAATGGCTGCATACTGAGATGAGGCGTCTCTTAGTAGAACGCTTCCTGAAGGATGAGGATATGAAAGTCTCTCTCCAAAGGCAGGAACAGAACGTTATAGAAGGAAAGGTCCTGCCTTTAGCGGCGGCTAGAGAACTAATAAATATTTATTTTTCTTTAAACAAGAAGTAA